From Microbacterium sp. LWH7-1.2:
CGTGTCGCCGGAGGCCGCGCGCCTCACCGTTCCCATGAGCGACCCCGACCGCGTCGCCGACCTGCTGGTGGCATTCCGCGAGTCGGAGCTGCACCTCGACGAGCTCAGCGTGCAGCAGCCGACGCTCGACGAGGTGTTCCTCACCCTCACCGGCAAGGGCGTGCCGGAAGAAGACGAGGCCGCCCACGCCACGGCCGACGAATTGGAAGGAGTGCGCGCATGACCGCCATCGCGACACGCATCACCCCGGTCGCTGACCGCGACCTCTCGAATCGCTCGACGCTCGGGCTGACCGCCCGCAACACGCTCACCATGGCGTGGCGCGGCATTCTGAAGATCCGGCGCACGCCCGAGCAGCTGATCGACGTGACCGTGCAGCCCATCATCTTCACCCTGATGTTCACGTACATCTTCGGCGGCGCGATCGCCGGCGACGTGCAGAACTATCTGCCGATCATCATCCCGGGCATCCTCGTGCAGACGGTGATCACGACCTCGGTCGTCACGGGCGTCCAGCTGCGCGAAGACATGGACAAGGGCGTGTTCGACCGCTTCCGCTCGTTGCCGATCGCGCGCATCGCGCCGTTGTCGGGCGCGCTGCTGGCCGACACCCTGCGCTACACGATCGCCACGACGCTCACGTTCACGATGGGTTTCATCATGGGCTTCCGCCCGGGCGGCGGGCTCGCCGGGGTCGTGGCGGCGGGTCTGCTCGTCATCGCGTGCTCGTGGGCGATGAGCTGGATCTTCGCCTTCTTCGGCGTGATCGCCCGCACCGCGTCGAGCGTGCAGGGCATCTCGATGCTCATCCTCTTCCCGCTGACATTCCTCTCGAACGCATTCGTGCCGGCCGAGACCATGCCCGAGTGGCTGCAGTGGTTCGTCGGGGCCAACCCCGTCTCGCACCTCGTGACCGCGGTGCGTGGCCTTGTCAACGAGGGAACGGTGACGGCAGACGTCTTCACCGCACTGCTCGGCGCGGCCGTCATCGTGGCCGTCTTCGCGCCGCTCACGGTGCGTGCGTACATGCGGAAGGCATGAACGGATGCCGCGTCCCGCGGCCGTGAAAACGGGCCGGGGTCTTCGAGAGGCCGGGGCGGCGCAAGCTGCCCCGGCCCTGAGATCGCTGGCGTGCGGCTGACGATCCGGCTGCTCGTCTTGGGGCGGCCGCGGCGTATGTCGGAGGGTGGTTCTAGGCTTCGGGTAAGAGATCGAGCTCGTGCCCACTTCGTTCGGTCTTCCGTCGCACCCGTTCGGGGTGCTGTGCAGCGGGAGCATCATGGGCCAGCCAGTCGACACCGGCGACGCGACCTGGGGTGCGCTGGAGCGGGTGGTCGCAGAGGTGCAGACCACGCGGGCGCAGATCGCCCGGTTGCAGGCGACGGAGGCGCGGCTGCTCACCGATGCCGTCGACATCGTCCGCGTCCGGGAGCAGGCGCGGCGAGACAAGGGGCGCAAGGGTCCGCATGATCTGCCGCTGCGGGAGATCTCGGCGGAGCTGGGTGCTGCGATGCGGCTCAGCGACCGCACCGTGCAGGCCCGGATGTCGGCGGCCAGCACGTTGCGGGACTCGTTCGCCGCCACGTTCGACGCATTGGCGCAGGGCCGCATCGACCTGGCCCACGCGTCGGCGATCGTCGACGCCGGGGCAGTGATCGCCGACACCGTGATGCGGGAGCAGTACGAGCGCATCGTGCTGGAGGCGTCCGAGCTCGAGACCCCGCACCGGCTGCGCGCGATCGCCCGGGTGGTCGCCGGCCGCATCGACCCCGACCTGGCCGAGGAACTGCGGCGCCGCGCGGTCGGGGGGCGCCGGATCCGAGTCGTCGACCTCGACGACGGCATGGCTCGACTGCTCGCCGATCTGCCCGCGGTGCTCGCCCACGCGATCTGCGACCGCCTCACCCAGATGGCCGAAACCGAACACGCTGCCGAAGCGGCCGCAGTTGAGGCGGCCGCGCAGCCGCGGGCAGCGGAGGCACTGGCGGCGAGTGCGACGGCCGCGGCCACGGCGACACTGCCCGACGCGAGCGAGGCCGCGGGCGCGAGCACGCCGAAGGACACCACCGACGCGGGCGGGCCGGATCATGTCGATGACAGGAGGCGCACATTCGACGGCAACCCGGCCGAGCCGGCGATTCGACACGCTGCGCAGCTGACCACCGGCCCGCAGGGCGATACCCGCTCCCTGGACGAGCTGCGTGCCGACATCTTCGCCGACCTGATCCTCACCGGCGCACCCACCGGGCACGGCGGCGGCGACACGCTGGCTTCGATCCGCGCCGAAGTGCACATCACCATCCCGGTGCTGACCGCCGCCGGCCGCAGCAACGAACCCGCCCTGCTCGCCGGCTACGGTCCGATCGACCACGACACCGCCCGCGCCCTCGCCGCCGGCGCGCCCGGCTGGGACCGCGTCATGTACCACCCGCACAACGGACTGCCCATGGCCGTCGACCGATACCGGCCCACCGCCGCACTCAAACGCTTCCTCCGCGCCCGCGACCAACACTGCCGGTTCCCCGGCTGTCCCCACCGACCCAGACGATCCGACATCGACCACACCATCGACCGCGCCCTCGGCGGCGAAACCGCCGACGACAACCTCGCCCACCTCTGCCGCCGACACCACACCCTCAAACACGCCACCGCATGGCGGGTCCGACAACTCGGCGACGGCGTCCTCGAATGGATCAGCCCCACCCGACGCCGCTACCCCGACAAACCGGTCGCCGGCGTGCAATTCGTCCCCTCCACCGCCTACACCCGACTCCTCGCCGCGCCCTCCGACGGCGAAGCCCCCTTCTGATGAAGACTCCGACGGTGCCGATCGACGGGTCAGCCCACGGGGATCGACCGGGAAACGGCTATCAACCGAGGAGCGACGCAAGGACGGCGGGGTCGTCGTCGCCGTCGCGATCAAGCGGGGCGACGGGGGTCGCCCTGCCGGGCACGAGCACATCGTTCGCGAGTCGCTCGCGCATCACGCGCAGGAACGGGTCCGATGCGTCGACGCCGCCCCTCAACCGCGCGGCGGCGACGAGCGCGCGGCGGGCGTCGGCATCCCGCCCGGCTGCGGCCAGCCACCCGCCGATCGACACGGCCACATCCGCGACGATCGGGTGGTCGCCACTGCGTGCGGCCGCAGGCAATGCCTCCGCGAGCACGTCGCGCGCCTCGTCGTCGCGCCCTTGCAGGAGGAGGGCCTGCGCGCGGCGCGAGCCCGACCACGCGATCAGCTGGTCGGGGAAGGAGGGCACGAGCTCGGCGGCGACGGCATTGAGGTGGTGCAGCGCCGCCGCCCCGTCGCCGACGGCGATCTCGATGGCCGCG
This genomic window contains:
- a CDS encoding ABC transporter permease, whose amino-acid sequence is MTAIATRITPVADRDLSNRSTLGLTARNTLTMAWRGILKIRRTPEQLIDVTVQPIIFTLMFTYIFGGAIAGDVQNYLPIIIPGILVQTVITTSVVTGVQLREDMDKGVFDRFRSLPIARIAPLSGALLADTLRYTIATTLTFTMGFIMGFRPGGGLAGVVAAGLLVIACSWAMSWIFAFFGVIARTASSVQGISMLILFPLTFLSNAFVPAETMPEWLQWFVGANPVSHLVTAVRGLVNEGTVTADVFTALLGAAVIVAVFAPLTVRAYMRKA
- a CDS encoding DUF222 domain-containing protein codes for the protein MPTSFGLPSHPFGVLCSGSIMGQPVDTGDATWGALERVVAEVQTTRAQIARLQATEARLLTDAVDIVRVREQARRDKGRKGPHDLPLREISAELGAAMRLSDRTVQARMSAASTLRDSFAATFDALAQGRIDLAHASAIVDAGAVIADTVMREQYERIVLEASELETPHRLRAIARVVAGRIDPDLAEELRRRAVGGRRIRVVDLDDGMARLLADLPAVLAHAICDRLTQMAETEHAAEAAAVEAAAQPRAAEALAASATAAATATLPDASEAAGASTPKDTTDAGGPDHVDDRRRTFDGNPAEPAIRHAAQLTTGPQGDTRSLDELRADIFADLILTGAPTGHGGGDTLASIRAEVHITIPVLTAAGRSNEPALLAGYGPIDHDTARALAAGAPGWDRVMYHPHNGLPMAVDRYRPTAALKRFLRARDQHCRFPGCPHRPRRSDIDHTIDRALGGETADDNLAHLCRRHHTLKHATAWRVRQLGDGVLEWISPTRRRYPDKPVAGVQFVPSTAYTRLLAAPSDGEAPF